In the Centroberyx gerrardi isolate f3 chromosome 9, fCenGer3.hap1.cur.20231027, whole genome shotgun sequence genome, one interval contains:
- the phactr1 gene encoding phosphatase and actin regulator 1: MAAAPEDEVDRRPIRRVRSKSDTPYINEARISLHLETAEEVERLAAMRSDSLVPGTHTPPIRRRSKFATLGRLFKPWKWRKKKSEKFKQTSAVLERKMSTRQSREELIKKGVLKEVYEKDGSAPAVREEVKLENGRSPVLGSGLSECEGTELMEGAVGTLEFQMPGEGVCQQDHTQKSNQAPPTKKSTVYLGDCAESTLSRPPTLHKQPPALPPKPFNRLPNHMTDGAPVKLPCMSMKLSPPLPPKKLMICVPAGSMEPSPLAFQKCPGPPSHAALGGHSLQYGTLPVPLHPSSRIIEELNKTLALTMQRFESSMMHPVPTVMIECDDDKENLPNEADYEDLPGMYKDEEEEEDDEEEEEDEDEEEEDDEEDDDDTLFTSTLAMKVLRKDSLAIKLSNRPSKRELEEKNILPLQSDQERLESRQQIGTKLTRRLSQRPTAEELEQRNILKPRNELEEQEEKREIKRHLTRKLSQRPTVEELREAKILIRFSDYVEVAEAQDYDRRADKPWTRLTAADKAAIRKELNEFKSTEMEVHESSRHLTRFHRP, translated from the exons CTGAGGAAGTGGAGAGACTGGCCGCGATGCGCTCCGATTCGTTGGtaccaggcacacacacacctcccattCGACGGCGGAGCAAATTTGCCACTCTGGGTCGTCTCTTTAAGCCGTGGaaatggaggaagaagaagagtgagaaGTTCAAGCAGACCTCTGCCG TGTTGGAGAGGAAGATGTCCACTCGCCAGAGCAGAGAAGAGCTGATCAAGAAAGGGGTGTTGAAGGAGGTTTATGAGAAAG ATGGCTCGGCCCCAGCTGTGCGGGAGGAGGTGAAGTTGGAGAATGGTCGTTCTCCTGTGCTCGGCTCTGGCCTGTCAGAGTGTGAAGGCACTGAGCTCATGGAAGGAGCCGTAG gTACATTGGAGTTCCAGATGCCTGGTGAGGGGGTGTGTCAACAGGACCACACCCAGAAATCCAACCAGGCTCCTCCCACGAAGAAGTCCACTGTGTATCTGGGTGACTGCGCTGAATCGACGCTCTCCAGACCTCCTACGCTCCACAAACAGCCGCCCGCGCTGCCACCCAAACCCTTCAACAGGCTGCCTAATCACATGACAG ACGGTGCCCCCGTGAAGTTGCCGTGTATGTCGATGAAGTtatctcctcctctacctccaaAGAAGCTCATGATCTGCGTGCCTGCAGGGAGCATGGAGCCCTCGCCCCTCGCCTTCCAGAAGTGCCCCGGCCCTCCAAGCCACGCTGCGCTGGGCGGGCACTCCCTGCAGTACGGGACGCTGCCCgttcctctccacccctccagcCGAATCATAGAGGAACTCAATAAGACCCTGGCCCTCACCATGCAGAGGTTTGAGAG TTCCATGATGCACCCTGTTCCCACGGTGATGATCGAGTGTGACGACGACAAAGAGAACCTTCCCAACGAGGCGGACTACGAGGACCTGCCCGGTATGTAcaaggacgaggaagaggaggaggacgatgaggaggaagaggaagacgaggatgaggaagaggaagatgatgaggaagatgatgatgatacacTGTTTACAA GCACACTGGCTATGAAGGTTTTGCGAAAGGACTCTCTGGCCATCAAGCTGAGTAACCGTCCATCTAAGAGGGAGTTGGAGGAGAAGAATATCCTGCCGCTGCAGTCGGACCAGGAGAGGCTTGAGTCACGCCAACAAATAGGCACCAAGCTCACACG GCGGTTGAGTCAACGGCCAACAGCGGAAGAACTGGAACAGAGGAACATACTCAAGc caCGCAATGAACTGGAAGagcaagaggagaaaagagagatcaAACGCCACCTAACAAGAAAG cttaGCCAGAGGCCCACagtggaggagctgagggaggcAAAGATCCTGATTCGCTTCAGTGACTATGTGGAGGTAGCCGAAGCTCAGGACTATGACAGGAGGGCAGACAAGCCCTGGACTCGGCTAACAGCAGCTGATAAg GCTGCCATACGGAAGGAGCTGAATGAGTTTAAAAGCACAGAGATGGAGGTGCACGAGTCGAGTCGTCACCTGACCAG GTTTCATCGGCCATAA